In the genome of Fimbriimonadia bacterium, the window GCTGACTGGAACGGTCAAAGCTTGAGATCGAGACCCGACACCCAAACGAACCGTCACGGCCATACCGCTGCTTAGCTGCGAGTGCGAGTTATCAACAAGGACTTGAACCGGCATGGACCGCGTCTTTGGATCGAGGCGGCTTCCTATCGACTGGATTAGGCCATTGAATACACGATTGGGATAGGCGCTGACACTTACCTGTGCGACGCTTCCAACTTTTGCCCTTCCGATCTGCTTGTCAGAGACCTGCGCCACGACCCAAACGGAGGAAAGGTTCTCAATCTCGCCCAGCTCAGTCGTCCTTTCTACGGCTTGACCAATAGTGGCTTCAAGATCGACGATAACGCCGCTGATGGGAGCGTTTACGACGAGCAATCCACCGGACGCCCGTCCTGACCCGGCCAAGGCCGAATAGCCAGTTCTTGCCGCTTCAACTTTTTTCTTGGCTGCTACCACACCGGCACTCGCGGAGCCAAGCCGGATGTGTGCTTGTTGGACTTCGAGGTTTGCGGAACGAACCTCTGCTTCTGCGGCTTGAATTTCTCGCAAATTCGATAGACCTTGTTCGGCAATCTTTCGCTCACGCTCAAATGTCGCCTTAGAGAGTTCAATCCTTCTCTCAGCATTGCGCTGTCGAATCTTGTCGGTAGCCACCTCGAGCCTGGCTTGCTCCAGCTCCGTGCGCGAGATGAGCTCCTGTTTGTAGAGACGTTCCGCCCGTTCCAGTTGAGCTTCATGAACAGCCTGGTCTTGTTTTCCCTTTTCAAGCTCCGCTTCGGCGTCGGCCAGTTCCTTTTGGGCGGCTTGGAGAGCGGGCTGACTAAATGCACCCGTTTTGGCGAATGCTTGTTGCCGGGCCAATTGCTGTTTGGCTGTGCGCAATTTCGCGTTTGCCAAATTGATCTCGGCAGTTGCTTCTCTTACTGCAGCCTGCGCCGAAACGACCCCTTGCTGCGCTTCGATGATCTGCGCTGACGCTTGTGCCAGCTCTCCGGAACGCAGTGTCGCGATAGGTTGTCCAGCTCGAACTCGGTCACCAGGCTTCACATGAAGCCGAACGACTTGCCCACCAACGGGCGGAGTCACAATCGCCCGGCCGTGGGACGAAGCAGTGACCGTTCCCGGAACCCTCAACTCTTGCTGAAGCAGCCTCTGCTTTGCAAGTTGCGTCTCAATTCCGGCGATCTTGATGGCCTCTGCAGTTAGCTGGATGTCTTCGGTGTGACCAGCTTCCTCTTTGGCAGCCCCTGATTCACCCTCGGTGTGCCCCGCTTCTTCGTGGCCATGCTCATCCATCGAAGCAGCCGCCCCTCCGTCCTTCGCGCACCCCGCCAAGGCAACGGCGAGAACGCCAAGAATCCAAATCAATTGGAATTTCTTCATGGATTCACCTCCAGAATCTGTCCT includes:
- a CDS encoding efflux RND transporter periplasmic adaptor subunit, giving the protein MKKFQLIWILGVLAVALAGCAKDGGAAASMDEHGHEEAGHTEGESGAAKEEAGHTEDIQLTAEAIKIAGIETQLAKQRLLQQELRVPGTVTASSHGRAIVTPPVGGQVVRLHVKPGDRVRAGQPIATLRSGELAQASAQIIEAQQGVVSAQAAVREATAEINLANAKLRTAKQQLARQQAFAKTGAFSQPALQAAQKELADAEAELEKGKQDQAVHEAQLERAERLYKQELISRTELEQARLEVATDKIRQRNAERRIELSKATFERERKIAEQGLSNLREIQAAEAEVRSANLEVQQAHIRLGSASAGVVAAKKKVEAARTGYSALAGSGRASGGLLVVNAPISGVIVDLEATIGQAVERTTELGEIENLSSVWVVAQVSDKQIGRAKVGSVAQVSVSAYPNRVFNGLIQSIGSRLDPKTRSMPVQVLVDNSHSQLSSGMAVTVRLGVGSRSQALTVPVSAIVEDGDARKLYIAEDGGKFEERTVILGRTQGDFVEILEGVSMGDRVVSKGAFVLKSEKVKGELKGHEH